In a single window of the Geotrypetes seraphini chromosome 11, aGeoSer1.1, whole genome shotgun sequence genome:
- the ACOT8 gene encoding acyl-coenzyme A thioesterase 8, whose product MASSIQAEAEPQTALEAESTLPSPDLRSVLVTSVLNLEPLDTDLFRGTHHWFPASQRLFGGQIVGQALVAAAKSVGEDFQAHSLHCYFVRAGDPKIPVLYQVDRTRNGNSFSVRSVKAIQNGQPILIFQASFQKSQASPLNHQFPMPSVPPPEQLLTREQLIEKYLRDTNLVEEYRRGLTRMLAQEVPIEIKPVNPPDMFHREPQDPKQLFWVRARGYIGPCDMKLHCCVAAYISDYSFLRTALLPHLKYSISFMASLDHSMWFHAPFRSDDWMLYECESPWAGDCRGLVCGHLWRKDGVLAVSCAQEGVLRVKEKQLESKI is encoded by the exons ATGGCGAGTTCCATACAGGCCGAGGCCGAGCCTCAAACCGCCCTCGAGGCCGAGTCGACGTTGCCTTCCCCAGACCTTCGCAGCGTGCTCGTGACCAGCGTCCTGAACCTGGAGCCGCTGGACACTGACCTGTTCAG aGGCACGCATCACTGGTTTCCTGCTTCTCAGAGGCTCTTTGGGGGACAAATCGTGGGTCAGGCCCTGGTTGCTGCTGCAAAGTCAGTCGGTGAAGATTTCCAGGCCCACTCCCTACACTGCTACTTTGTCCGAGCAG GTGATCCAAAAATTCCAGTCCTTTATCAAGTGGATCGAACCCGCAATGGAAACAGTTTCTCAGTTCGCTCTGTGAAGGCCATTCAGAATGGACAGCCCATCCTCATCTTCCAGGCTTCCTTCCAGAAGTCTCAGGCGAGCCCCTTGAATCACCAGTTCCCAATGCCTTCGGTGCCACCACCAGAGCAACTCCTCACCCGTGAGCAACTTATTGAGAAATATTTACG GGACACCAATTTAGTGGAAGAGTACCGTCGGGGACTCACCAGAATGCTTGCTCAGGAAGTTCCAATTGAGATCAAACCGGTTAACCCCCCGGATATGTTTCACCGTGAGCCCCAAGATCCCAAACAACTCTTCTGGGTCCGAGCACGAGGTTACATTG gtcCGTGTGACATGAAGTTACACTGCTGTGTTGCTGCCTATATCTCAGATTATTCCTTCCTGAGGACGGCCCTGCTGCCACACCTCAAATATTCCATCAGCTTCATGGCCTCCCTCGATCATTCTATGTGGTTTCATGCACCGTTCCGCTCTGACGACTGGATGTTGTACGAGTGTGAAAGCCCCTGGGCAG GTGACTGCCGAGGGCTGGTGTGTGGACACCTCTGGCGCAAGGATGGAGTCCTTGCTGTCAGCTGTGCACAGGAGGGGGTGTTGAGAGTGAAGGAGAAACAGCTTGAAAGCAAAATTTAG
- the LOC117345721 gene encoding zinc finger SWIM domain-containing protein 3-like isoform X1, whose product MEAGSCFRNYEDFKESFNLFKKETNYQYSLKNCTSVRFYNRKHGTNIRDDITFMQVRYECMEGQGPNKKRKLLSSTCPAYFILQYNEELDRLVISEQNSNHVHTDSGNSLVQISSARTAINKSPAIPQSKRLRENSNPLISENTCEKLVTAETQPSVTASVLLTEASTALEMPKMGTAGNALIRVAEVMKNFLRVDTGSMASISAGCSQDLNRLNFQTSKMRGLFIKFPESLLLHRVQSEYGHVLYAFLVESKERVGKVVHFAVLKEDTVENVTKMLNVFCEFNYEWPKVKVVFIDTSFVHSEALKEAFPSAQVLLSVYHMVRLIERKSKEASAFRESLAVALRAVVFSTSTVNLLALAKMLKPVFEPEFYDYLQANWFSCEMLWYMHVKKGLHSCSTYIDSLELITHKILSIFSRQTSLEASILHFVENADCFNSNSLENLYRGFSSVLKENPRSSLRSSKASTSKSTPFRSLSVPRPILPFTQAALKVNHTDLMLNALQIICTELGYQMCKNEWEVVKKSTQLINIQKTNIGVQLLEETQQVSSNCQNCSCSFYSCYRLPCRHILSVLHANKRPVEAAMVNQCWQLKSHQRLKEEAFLDRLRYSTEHQSSTDERYTKIKNLSTELANLLKQCEGPELVERCSTLQMIVDIWNKPSERTEKSEACQVVQNIGDLPFLWMKQESDMEMGVTSDVLVLNSQMLQS is encoded by the exons ATGGAAGCTGGCAGCTGTTTCCGGAATTATGAAGATTTCAAGGAGAGCTTTAACTTATTCAAGAAGGAAACCAACTATCAATATAGCTTGAAAAATTGCACGTCTGTCCGATTCTACAACCGGAAACATGGAACCAACATTCGTGATGATATCAC GTTTATGCAGGTGAGATATGAATGTATGGAAGGTCAGGGTCCAAATAAGAAGAGAAAGTTACTGTCAAGTACCTGCCCGGCTTACTTtattttacagtataatgaggaaTTGGATCGGCTGGTGATAAGTGAACAAAATAGTAATCATGTACATACAGATTCAGGAAACTCTTTGGTCCAGATCTCTTCAGCTAGGACAGCTATAAATAAATCTCCTGCTATCCCCCAATCAAAGCGATTGAGAGAGAATTCGAATCCACTTATTTCTGAAAATACTTGTGAGAAGTTGGTGACTGCAGAAACGCAACCCTCTGTGACAGCTTCCGTTCTTTTGACAGAAGCAAGCACAGCGTTGGAAATGCCAAAGATGGGCACCGCTGGGAATGCCTTGATTCGGGTGGCAGAGGTGATGAAGAACTTTCTGAGGGTGGACACAGGCTCGATGGCTTCCATTAGTGCTGGCTGCAGCCAGGACCTGAACAGGCTCAATTTCCAGACCAGCAAAATGCGTGGCCTGTTTATCAAGTTCCCAGAGAGTTTGCTGCTGCACCGTGTACAGAGTGAATATGGGCACGTGCTCTATGCCTTTCTTGTTGAGAGCAAAGAACGAGTTGGAAAAGTGGTGCACTTTGCCGTCCTGAAAGAGGACACTGTGGAGAACGTGACAAAAATGCTGAATGTCTTCTGTGAATTCAACTATGAGTGGCCAAAGGTAAAAGTAGTTTTCATAGATACATCCTTTGTCCATAGTGAAGCGCTGAAAGAAGCTTTCCCTTCCGCACAGGTCTTACTATCTGTATATCACATGGTCCGTCTGATTGAAAGGAAAAGCAAGGAGGCTTCAGCCTTTAGAGAAAGTCTGGCCGTGGCACTGAGAGCTGTGGTGTTTTCTACCTCTACTGTAAACTTGTTGGCCCTCGCTAAAATGTTGAAGCCGGTGTTCGAGCCAGAGTTTTACGATTACTTGCAAGCCAACTGGTTCTCCTGCGAGATGCTCTGGTATATGCATGTAAAGAAAGGTCTCCATTCCTGCAGTACCTACATTGACAGTTTGGAGTTGATCACGCACAAGATTTTGAGCATTTTCAGCAGGCAGACATCTCTGGAAGCCAGCATTTTACACTTTGTTGAAAACGCTGACTGTTTTAACAGCAACAGTTTGGAGAATCTATACAGGGGCTTTTCGAGTGTTTTAAAAGAAAACCCCAGGAGCTCTCTGAGAAGTAGTAAGGCCAGCACTAGTAAATCCACACCGTTCCGTTCCCTTTCAGTGCCCCGCCCAATATTACCGTTTACACAAGCTGCTTTAAAGGTGAATCATACGGATCTCATGCTGAATGCTCTACAAATTATCTGTACAGAGCTGGGATACCAAATGTGCAAAAATGAATGGGAGGTGGTAAAGAAATCTACTCAGCTCATTAATATCCAGAAAACTAATATCGGTGTGCAGCTTCTAGAAGAAACACAGCAAGTTAGCAGTAATTGTCAAAACTGTAGCTGCAGCTTCTATAGTTGCTATCGATTACCTTGCCGCCATATCTTAAGTGTGCTGCATGCCAATAAGAGGCCAGTGGAAGCTGCCATGGTAAATCAGTGTTGGCAGCTGAAGTCCCATCAGCGCTTGAAGGAGGAAGCTTTCTTGGATCGGTTGCGATACTCTACAGAACATCAAAGCTCAACTGACGAGAGATACACCAAAATTAAGAACTTGAGCACAGAGCTGGCTAATCTGTTGAAGCAGTGTGAGGGACCTGAACTTGTAGAAAGGTGCTCTACTCTCCAGATGATTGTAGATATATGGAATAAACCTTCAGAGAGAACTGAAAAATCCGAGGCTTGTCAGGTCGTACAGAATATTGGCGACTTGCCATTCCTTTGGATGAagcaggagtctgacatggaaaTGGGTGTTACCTCGGACGTATTAGTTCTCAATTCACAGATGCTTCAAAGCTGA